DNA sequence from the Vanrija pseudolonga chromosome 7, complete sequence genome:
GAGTTCATCCCCTCCAAGCACAGACAGCACCCcatcgacctcctcgtcgcccgcgcaAAGGAGCACGTCAGAGCCATCGAGAAGCGCATCAACACGATCACCGACGTCAAGGACGCCGCTGTCGACTATGAGCGCGAGTTCAAGATGAAGCCCCCTCGTGGGTTTGACAGGTGGTGAGCAggtggcgctggtgccggTGACGCCGTGGCGGTGACTGACGGACGGTGCAGGTACAAGTTCACGCAGCGCGCGGTGCCCAGAAACGTCGGCGCTGCCTCCATGTACCCGCTTGCGCACAAGCCATTCGAGCAGTTCCTCTCGCTGTCGCCCAAGGAGGTGCGCAAGCGCATTACCGCCAATGCGGTCAAGGGTGGTCACTTCACCATCACCTTCGTCCCCGATGGCCAGGGTGACAAGGGGACGGCTTGCcccgaggacggcgagtggCTGCCCGAGGACTGGCACGAGCGCGGACGTGGACGCATGAAGATCGGAGGTAACATGGCCTGGAAGTGGCGCTGCAAGTACGTGCATCTGTTTGGGGCGAGCTGACGGCCCAGCAACACTATCACGCTTCTTGCGCCCCTGCTGCCCAAGTTCCCGGACGAGATGTTCAGCATGAACCCACCGTTCATGATGGTATTCAACTCACACGACGGCCCCAATGGCATGGTGCAGTAGGTTGATGACGCATGAGCCAGCGCTGACGCCCAAGCCGCTCGTTCCAGGAGCGTTCCGAGGCGCTGGGAAGGACGGGCAAGGGTGAGGATTTCAtgtggctcggcgggcggcgcgcactGACGCTTGCAGTGTGGCAGGACGGCCAGCTGAACAACGCCGAGAGCGCGATGCGCAACACGAACGGGTGGCAGTGGGTGTGCCCTGACAACACACCTCTGAAGGATTCGGCGATCGACCTTGTGCTCAACGATGAGCTGCAGCCCAAGAAGCGATCGCAGGGTGCTTCGAAGAAGTTTGTCGCCGACTTTTACAAGAGCACAGACATCTGTCACAACCCACAGTTCCGCGAGCttgtgagtgggcggcggtgccacGCGGTGTATGGTCCTGACGCAACCCCCAGCACGCCTTTGCCCTCAAGGACGAGCGGATCTACAACAGCCCTCTGTCGCCGGTCGTCTCGGTCTGCAGGGTGGGTCCCTTGACGTAGGGCATTACGCTGACCCCGCAGACACTGCGCAACTCGGACTTGGCAGGCATCCCCCTGGATGCTGTCTATCGTGAGTAACAGGCAACTGCGGATGTCTTGGCACCACGCTGACCCTACCAAAGAGAACCCTCCCTTCCTCGAGTGGGAGAAGAAGACGGACCCGCGGTTATTCTgggtgcgtcgtcgtcgtcgtcgtcgtcgtcgtcgtcgtggtgcaAGCGTGTGCGCGTGCAGAGCTAACCTCCCCTACagcgcggctcggcgaccgGTATCTCGCAGAACAAGGACACACCGTGGCGCAAGTCGCAGCGCCAGCGGTTGCACTACTTTGCCAACAACAAGACggaggcgagcgcgccgatcctcgtcggccgcagCTCGGGGCCTGTTGTGGAGGAATACCCTGTCAAGCAGATGGTGGACGAGTGGTTTGACATTGGGCTGGCGGGCCAGCCGCACCAGGTGGGTTGGGGGACCAGAGCATGGCTAACCCGCAGTgcagcgtcgaggacggctcGTGTGACGAGGTGGCGAGAGAGTTTGAGTGGCGCGAGCCTGTTCGTGGCGACAAGGCGTTGTTGTAAGTTGAATGGTATGGCCGTGACGCTGACTGGCAGGTACAAGTATGTGATCGACGTTGACGGCAACGGTTGGAGCTCGCGTTTCCGCCGCCTGTTGTCTGGCAACAATGTCGTGTTCAAGAGCACTGCCTTCCCCGAGTGGTTCAACGACTTCCTCGTGCCGTGGTACCACTACGTGCCGATCCAGCCCGACTACAGCGACGTGTTTGATATCATGGCCTACttccgcggcgcgccggacGGTTCGACGTCGGGGCGCGATGACGTGGCCAAGGAGATCTCAAAGAACGCCATGGACTTTGTGCACAACCACTGGAGGTGAGTCGGAGGTGTGTGACGCCACTAACATCCCCAGGGTATCCGACATGCACGCCTACTTCTTCCTCGTGGTGCTCGAGTACTGGCGCATGTTCTCCGAGGACCGCGAGTGGGCGTCGTACAGTGCATAGGGTGTGGCGTGTATGTGTGGGATTATAGGCATAGAGTGTATGAAGTCAAGCAGCATTGCATAGAGAGCAGAGTGTCGCCCGGCCACACCGGACATGGCATGCCTGGCACCATGTGGGGCACCCGACCCACTCGGtgtggaggtggtcgacgcgAAAGTTGATCGGGCAGTCGCGTCTATTCTCGACTTTGACTTGACTCTCTTCACTGCTCACACCCCACCAACACAATGACAGCCGTGCGGATATCctacgacgcgctgctcaccAACCCGAGCAGCGTGCACGAGTCCATCAGCGCGGCGTTCGGCTCGGCAAAAGGCTCCCTGGGAGCAATCTTCATCACCGGTGCGGCCCActcccctcccccagctGCACTAACCTCCAGACCTGCCCGACACCTTCCCAGCCCAGCGTGCGCGCCTcttccacctcgcccacgtACTCGGAAACCTGCCACCCAGCGTCCGCGAGTCCCTCTCCCGTCCGCACACGGCATACTCCTTCGGCTGGAGCCACGGTAAAGAAGTGATGAACGGCAAGGCGGACACCCAAAAGGGGAGCTACTATGCCAATCCGCTCCTCGACTATCCCGACGTCAGCGACGCACAAAGAGAAGCTCACCCGGAGTATTACGCTGGGAATGTTTGGCCTGATGGCGTGGCCGGGCTGGAGGAGTTCGAGAGCGCGTTCAAGGAGCTTGGGGCGTTCGTGGCGAGTGTCGGCGTTGCGCTGGCCCGCGCGTGCGAGGAGTTTGGTGCGTACGGGTCTGGAGGAAGCTCGTGCGAGCTagctgacgctcgctcgctcgccagtCGCAGTCCCCGACCGCTCCATCGCGCAGATCATCACCGACTCAAAAGCCAACAAGGCCCGCCTGCTGCACTACTACCCctccgcggcgtcgagccacgCCGACAGCCTGTGCGGGACGCACCTCGACCATTCTTTGCTGACGGGGCTCTGCTCGGCAATGTATCTGAACGCAGCGGGCGaccccgtgccgccgccgtcgccagacGCAGGGCTGTACATCTtcccccgcggcggcggggacgcgGTGCAGGTCAAGATCCCAGCAGACTGCCTCGCGTTCCAGatgggcgaggcgctcgagctgctgaCGGGCGGTAAGCttgccgcgacgccgcactTTGTTAGCGGTGGttctggcgccgaggacgtgtCCCGTGAGAACTTTGCCTTCTTCCTCCAGTGAGTCATGGCCAGTTTGTGCACTCACGCCCGCCAGAcccgacgtcgacgatgTCATCGGTCCCGACGGCGAGACGTTTGGCCAGTTCACCAAGCGCGTCCTCCAGCGCCACTACTCGGACCTCGGCAAGTAGCCCAGCCCAACCTCCATATACTGCAATGCTTCATGCTACGCTACGCTTATGATTGACTACTATGCCGTGCTAGCTGTGCTGCTTTCCGTTTTTCACCCAGTCCCCACTCAGTCCTCGCTCACGTCTCCAAACTCAAAGATGCCGAGGCGGTCCGCCTTGGCTCCCTCGGTGGCTGAGAGTTAGCACCGTTGCGATGGGCCTAACTCACCCTGGTTGATCTTGGCCACAATCTGCGGGTACGCGCCGAGGTAGCGGAGCGACTTGTCAAGAGTACCGAGACCTGGTGGGTTAGCATATATTCGATACTCTGCGACCCACCCTCGCGAACAAGGTCCGCATTGATGCAAGCAAGCGGATCCGACGCCGCGTTGGGGTCGGACGGGTCAATAAGACGCAGGTGGAGCAGGTTGCCCTCGCGCTGGTCAATGTTGGCAACGAGCTTGCGGCCAACGGCAATCTCGCTGAAGAAGCGCCACGCCTCGCCACCGTACTCGCTGCTGCGGGGGAGAATCTTGACAAACGACAGGCGCGCCTCCTGGGCCTGGCCAGGCAGAGCCTTGAACTTGGCGTCAAGGGGACGCAGGCGCGAGAAGGGCACAGTCTCCTCGTTGCCGTAGTCGATGAAGTAGACCTGCGCCTCCTTCTtcagcgcgctcgagcgcttGACACGAGCACGGTACCAccggtcgtcctcggtgaaCTTGGCAGACACAATGTCGCCAGTCTTGGGGCTGAAACCAGCAGGGGCCGCGTTGGCGGGACTGCGGTGATGCAACGAGAAGTCGGACAtgagcttctcgagcgacgcggcgctcttgtcgtcgaggattTGAACCGAGAACGAGAAGGGGTCGGTCTCGCGGACGGCCGAGACGACCACGTCAAGGTATTGGGGGGGCAGGGCCACAGCAGCCTTGTCatcggcagcggcagcagcggctgcTGCTTCCTCGCCAGAGTAGTTCGACCAGATCTGGGGAGTTAGCTTCAGTAACGACACATTAACCCACACCACGgttggccgccttggcctcctcctccgcagCCTGGAGCTCAGCGCCAAAGGGGAGCTGCTTGGCGGAGAACTCGTGGACGTTGGCGAGACCGGCGCgaacgagctcgacggcaacgTTGGCACCGCCAGCGTACAGAGCACCAACGAAACCACCCTGCTTGTCGGTGCTGTCAAAGGCAATCTCGACATCACGCTGGAGGTAGCGCGAAGCAAACTTGTACGACTCGGGACCGTACGGCTCCGACTTCTCGTTGGTGCCGGCACGGGCAGTACGAGGCGCGCGGATGCCAGCGAGCACGAAAGTGATCTTGGCGTTCTCCTTGGGCAGGAGAAGCTTGAagcgcgagcccgacgcgACAAAGTCGACAACAGCAGCGTGCTTGCCAGCGCGCTTCCACGAGGGGAGGTACTGAGCAGCGCGGCTGCCGCTCTCCGACGCGTCGACAATGCGAGGAAGGGTCACCTCCTTGGTGGAGTGGATACCGCGGGtctcggtcgtcgcggtcTGCTCAGCAATgatgagcttgtcgagctcggccgagcggtcctcgtcgtcacggcggtggcggagaACGGTAGCCAGGCCCTTTTCGATGAGTTGCTCCGCGATGTTGCTCTTCTGGCCGCCGTAGGTGATGGTGACgcactcgcgctcctcgtactcgccgtccttgggcTTAACGtagtcgacgaggacgtgcacgaccttgccgacgaggcgcttgCGAAGGAACCTGATGAGGTTAGTTGTACATGCGCGAAAAACCTCACTCCTTGGCCTCAGCGGCGTAGTACGTGTTCTTGGCGTCAGAGCCGCGGGGGCCGCGAACAGAGGCGAGCTGCACGCGGCGCTCCTTCTCGCtcttgtcgtccttggcAACAATGCTGAGCTGGTCAGAGCCCCAGACACGGACGACCGTCGCGTCAAAGGCCTGGCCCTTGGTCGTgtgagcggcgccgcccgaggcagcagcagcaccgtTTCCAGTAGCCGCGGTAGCAACGCCGGTCCACAGGCCGATgtgcttggccttggcagagcgctcggccgcgcgaagcttgtcgaggccgccgtaAGGGGCCAGGATACCGGCGTGCCACTGTGATGTCAGGAAGGAAGGCTACAGCGTCACTTACGTCGATGACCTTGGCAAGACCAGCGGCCGCGAGGAAGTCGGCAATGTGACCGTTGGGGTGGATACTGTGCTTGTCAGCTCCAAAAGTTCGACAATGTAGCTGACTCACGCCTGGCCGATAATAAAGCTGGCACCGGCTGTGGGAGCAGGGAGCTGGCCGCCAGGCGTGGGGCCGGCAAGAGGAGAAGCACCAAGGGACACGGGCGCGGAGAGAAGGCGGACCTTGATCAGGCGCTGGAGGAGACGGACCTCGGTGAAGAACTTGGCCTCTTCTCCCCACGGCTCGGCACCGCTGACCTCGCCGTCACGCTGGGCACCGGCACGGGGGCTCTTGGCGCCGGCAACGACAAGGTTGACGAACTGGTGgttcgcgtcgtcgaggagcaggcgcacgcgcagctcggTACCGTTACGGACCTGCTCAACAATAgctgggcgtcagctcatggtccatgtcgacgagctcaccgTCAagctccttgtccttgtgcTCGGCGATGAAGGCGAGGGGGTCCGCGGGCATCTGGAAGGCGACGGTGCGCTGCTGCATTGTCAGCGCGCCCGCACACAAGTCCAATACGCACAGTCTCGGGCTCAGCAGACCAGACACCGCGAccggcagcctcggcctcagcctGGGCGTTACGCAGGTCCTCGGaggccttgtcggcgtcgcggagcttggcccagccggccgacacgacgagcttggcgacgtcctgcggcggctggccgGGGCCAGCGGGCGCCGAGAGCACCGTCGCGAACTCGCCACCCGAGGGAAGAGAGTGCGTGATCGTAAAGGCAACCTCCTTGCCCACGAGGAGGGTGCGGAGGTACTCGCGGGCAGGGAAGGCGAAGGCCTGGGTGTAAGCTGCGATCTGCGAGAGATGCCCTTCCAGCTTACCTCGTCATCGCGGGTAGCCGTACCAACACGCGGCGAAGTGAGTCCGGCAAGGTGCAGAACGCTGCTGTCAGCTCAGCAACTACATAGTAGCTCACCGCTCCTTGGCAGGCTGGCCCTTGGCGGGCGCCTCCTTGGGTCGCACGATCAGCGTGTCGCCAGACAGCACGgctgtgggtgtgagcgggggcGGTGAGGGAGGGAAGCTGCCGGCGGTGCGATGCAGCGCCTGTACGGTATACTACTCCGGCTGGCTGCATCGCTACGGCCTGTAAAGGTTCTGGGGCGAGACGTACACTTGACAATCTGAGGGGTCAGCAGCTGCACACGACCACAGGCGCTCGTCTAGCTGGACTCACCGCGCGCGTGGACATTATGAAAGAGACCGACGAGTCCGAAGACTGAGATGTAAGAGCGAGGGGGGTGAggctgggggagggagaCGGGGTGTGTAGAGACgagaggtggtggtcgttgTTGCTGTTATTTCTCGGTCATGTCAGTCGCGCTGGAGTGGCTGCACGCTGGCCACGACcactgccgcgccgcgtccctgctggctggcggacTGGCGTGCTCGCGAGATCCAATCCCCCGCGGGGTAAATCACGTGATTGTTGTAATCCCGAAGTTGCTAAACCAATTACAAAAATGGTCGTCGCGTTCCCTGAAATGAATGGCGTATTGCCAGACGATTGGAAccgactcgacgacgacaacaagtgacgacggcgggcggtgcgACCGGGACGGCGGGCGTCGATCCCTCTACTCATCATCACTCGACTTGGCAAGAACATTAACTGCTACTACACTTCTCCAGCAACTACACTGGGCGTGTCTTCCACTGCAACATTGTATTCCTAGCAACGGTTCGGAACCGccagccaccacctccactccgacgacgacaacgaaCGCCTTGGCcacccgccacccaccacctcgcccaacCGCGCGTTGCCGCTTTCATCTAGTccggtcgccgccgctcatcTCGACACCCAGAGTCGCCAAAGGAAGACTACATTG
Encoded proteins:
- the CXT1_5 gene encoding Beta-1,2-xylosyltransferase 1; the encoded protein is MLRPNRILLVVSAFLVLYVFHVAFTSGSSSNPKADASTHRARVKRQQKTLSALTDQKPKHQPHPLATSHQEFDYADVEVDAAGNFEFIPSKHRQHPIDLLVARAKEHVRAIEKRINTITDVKDAAVDYEREFKMKPPRGFDRWYKFTQRAVPRNVGAASMYPLAHKPFEQFLSLSPKEVRKRITANAVKGGHFTITFVPDGQGDKGTACPEDGEWLPEDWHERGRGRMKIGGNMAWKWRCNNTITLLAPLLPKFPDEMFSMNPPFMMVFNSHDGPNGMVHRSFQERSEALGRTGKGEDFMWLGGRRALTLAVWQDGQLNNAESAMRNTNGWQWVCPDNTPLKDSAIDLVLNDELQPKKRSQGASKKFVADFYKSTDICHNPQFRELHAFALKDERIYNSPLSPVVSVCRTLRNSDLAGIPLDAVYQNPPFLEWEKKTDPRLFWRGSATGISQNKDTPWRKSQRQRLHYFANNKTEASAPILVGRSSGPVVEEYPVKQMVDEWFDIGLAGQPHQCSVEDGSCDEVAREFEWREPVRGDKALLYKYVIDVDGNGWSSRFRRLLSGNNVVFKSTAFPEWFNDFLVPWYHYVPIQPDYSDVFDIMAYFRGAPDGSTSGRDDVAKEISKNAMDFVHNHWRVSDMHAYFFLVVLEYWRMFSEDREWASYSA
- the Snd1 gene encoding Nuclease domain-containing protein 1; the protein is MSTRAIVKSVLSGDTLIVRPKEAPAKGQPAKERVLHLAGLTSPRVGTATRDDEAFAFPAREYLRTLLVGKEVAFTITHSLPSGGEFATVLSAPAGPGQPPQDVAKLVVSAGWAKLRDADKASEDLRNAQAEAEAAGRGVWSAEPETQRTVAFQMPADPLAFIAEHKDKELDAIVEQVRNGTELRVRLLLDDANHQFVNLVVAGAKSPRAGAQRDGEVSGAEPWGEEAKFFTEVRLLQRLIKVRLLSAPVSLGASPLAGPTPGGQLPAPTAGASFIIGQAIHPNGHIADFLAAAGLAKVIDWHAGILAPYGGLDKLRAAERSAKAKHIGLWTGVATAATGNGAAAASGGAAHTTKGQAFDATVVRVWGSDQLSIVAKDDKSEKERRVQLASVRGPRGSDAKNTYYAAEAKEFLRKRLVGKVVHVLVDYVKPKDGEYEERECVTITYGGQKSNIAEQLIEKGLATVLRHRRDDEDRSAELDKLIIAEQTATTETRGIHSTKEVTLPRIVDASESGSRAAQYLPSWKRAGKHAAVVDFVASGSRFKLLLPKENAKITFVLAGIRAPRTARAGTNEKSEPYGPESYKFASRYLQRDVEIAFDSTDKQGGFVGALYAGGANVAVELVRAGLANVHEFSAKQLPFGAELQAAEEEAKAANRGIWSNYSGEEAAAAAAAADDKAAVALPPQYLDVVVSAVRETDPFSFSVQILDDKSAASLEKLMSDFSLHHRSPANAAPAGFSPKTGDIVSAKFTEDDRWYRARVKRSSALKKEAQVYFIDYGNEETVPFSRLRPLDAKFKALPGQAQEARLSFVKILPRSSEYGGEAWRFFSEIAVGRKLVANIDQREGNLLHLRLIDPSDPNAASDPLACINADLVREGLGTLDKSLRYLGAYPQIVAKINQATEGAKADRLGIFEFGDVSED